A region of Paenimyroides aestuarii DNA encodes the following proteins:
- a CDS encoding addiction module protein: protein MDTTFRFSSANDITEEFIEKLKSFYNGKPVSITVTEDFQIPTDNGSLIPEDFITELQERQKEYENGKVQGLSWDDCKKELLERVSK from the coding sequence CTACATTTCGATTTTCATCTGCAAACGATATTACAGAAGAGTTTATAGAAAAACTAAAAAGTTTCTATAACGGAAAGCCTGTGTCTATAACAGTTACAGAAGATTTTCAAATTCCAACTGATAACGGATCTTTAATTCCAGAAGATTTTATCACAGAACTTCAAGAAAGACAAAAAGAGTATGAAAACGGAAAAGTTCAAGGTTTGTCATGGGATGATTGTAAAAAGGAGTTGTTAGAACGAGTTAGCAAATGA
- a CDS encoding type II toxin-antitoxin system RelE/ParE family toxin, producing MNYRLVILPKAQAEMADAVDWYELQQAKLGKRFISCVDKLFNIILKNPFQFSEKKPPFREALVSKFPYLIIYQIKDNKDSCLLCFPYFSKS from the coding sequence ATGAATTATCGTTTAGTAATTTTACCTAAAGCGCAGGCAGAAATGGCTGATGCTGTTGATTGGTATGAACTGCAACAAGCTAAATTAGGTAAGCGTTTTATTTCATGTGTTGACAAATTGTTCAATATAATTTTAAAAAATCCTTTTCAATTTTCAGAGAAAAAACCTCCTTTTAGAGAGGCATTAGTAAGTAAATTTCCTTATTTAATCATTTATCAAATAAAAGATAATAAAGATAGTTGTTTACTCTGTTTTCCATACTTCTCAAAATCCTAA
- a CDS encoding DNA adenine methylase, translated as MAKNNKLVGPFLKWVGGKRQLMPSIVEHLPENIKDYKYIEPFIGGGAVLFNLQPKNAIINDYNDELINVYKVIKSNLDELIADLKKHKNEAEYFYSIRSLDRNGEFKKLTDVQRASRVIFLNKTCFNGLYRVNNAGEFNSPFGRYKNPNIVNEPTLKAVNKFLNSNNIDIKSGDYSEILKQVDKKCFVYLDPPYHPISESSNFTGYVQGGWNIYDQIDLKTACDELHKRGVKFLLSNSSAEFIKDLYKDYKITIVKANRAINSNGADRGEVDEVLNMVA; from the coding sequence ATGGCAAAGAACAATAAATTAGTAGGACCATTTCTAAAATGGGTTGGAGGCAAAAGACAACTTATGCCTTCAATTGTTGAGCATTTGCCTGAAAATATTAAGGATTACAAATATATTGAGCCATTTATTGGTGGAGGTGCTGTGTTATTTAATTTGCAACCCAAAAACGCAATTATTAATGACTATAATGATGAATTAATTAATGTTTATAAAGTCATTAAAAGCAATCTAGACGAACTAATTGCTGATCTTAAAAAACATAAAAACGAAGCTGAATATTTTTATTCAATAAGAAGTTTAGACAGAAACGGAGAGTTTAAAAAACTTACTGATGTTCAAAGAGCGTCGAGAGTGATTTTTTTAAATAAAACTTGCTTTAATGGGCTTTATAGAGTAAACAATGCAGGCGAATTTAATTCGCCTTTTGGTAGATACAAAAATCCAAATATTGTAAATGAACCAACCTTAAAGGCTGTAAATAAATTTCTTAATAGTAATAATATAGATATCAAGAGCGGTGACTATTCTGAAATTTTGAAACAAGTAGATAAAAAGTGTTTTGTGTATCTAGACCCACCGTATCATCCAATTTCTGAAAGTTCAAATTTTACTGGCTACGTTCAAGGCGGTTGGAATATATATGACCAAATTGACCTAAAAACTGCTTGTGATGAATTACATAAAAGAGGAGTAAAATTCCTGCTTTCAAATTCATCAGCAGAGTTTATTAAAGACCTATATAAAGACTATAAAATAACTATTGTAAAAGCAAACAGAGCAATTAACTCTAACGGTGCAGACCGAGGTGAAGTTGATGAAGTGTTAAATATGGTTGCGTAA
- a CDS encoding DpnI domain-containing protein, with protein sequence MDLKFDLTLASNYTSKSQISRVLTESWVKKNSFCPNCNNPYLEQFSNNSPVADFYCKNCSQEYELKSKDGLLSKKIVDGAYHTMINRIEADNNPNFFFLTYDKLNWSVRDFLIIPKHYFVPDFIEKRKPLSENARRAGWTGCNILLDKIPSSGRIFLIKNSEIIDRDLVIEKWKETEFLKSVNQKSRGWLIDILNCVDLIPNRNFRLEDVYKFEAELKLKYPNNHFIKDKIRQQLQVLRDKGVIEFVSRGTYKKKN encoded by the coding sequence ATGGATTTAAAGTTTGATTTAACTTTAGCAAGTAATTATACAAGCAAATCTCAAATCTCAAGAGTATTGACTGAAAGTTGGGTTAAAAAAAATTCTTTTTGCCCTAATTGCAATAATCCATATTTAGAACAATTTAGTAACAATTCACCTGTTGCAGATTTTTATTGCAAAAATTGCTCTCAAGAATATGAATTAAAAAGTAAAGATGGATTATTATCAAAAAAGATTGTTGATGGAGCTTATCACACAATGATAAATCGTATTGAAGCAGATAACAATCCCAATTTTTTCTTTTTAACTTACGATAAATTAAACTGGAGTGTACGTGATTTTTTAATAATTCCTAAACACTATTTTGTTCCTGATTTTATTGAAAAGAGAAAACCACTTTCTGAAAACGCAAGGAGAGCGGGTTGGACTGGTTGTAATATTTTATTAGATAAAATCCCTTCTTCTGGAAGAATTTTTCTCATTAAAAATTCAGAAATAATTGATAGAGATTTAGTTATAGAGAAATGGAAAGAAACAGAATTTTTAAAAAGTGTAAACCAGAAATCTCGAGGCTGGCTAATTGATATTTTAAATTGTGTTGATTTAATTCCGAATAGAAATTTTAGACTTGAAGATGTATATAAATTTGAAGCTGAATTGAAATTAAAATATCCAAATAATCACTTTATCAAAGATAAAATTAGACAGCAACTTCAAGTATTACGGGATAAAGGTGTTATCGAATTTGTTTCAAGAGGAACTTATAAGAAAAAAAATTAA
- a CDS encoding DUF6997 domain-containing protein gives MGEFETFCDFNTDEIEVSPIEFPTFLESLDYRDITSEATAINCAFVSKILHNFTEEENLLPTVSGRMSSSTFNFGINSSKGLFNVNVGNSQVEIDGGYEGDNSLNLIEAKNYISDDFLVRQLYYPFKLWSSKIQKQVRPIFLTYSNGVFHLREYAFSNVNHYNSLVLVRHRKYVVQEGSFNLEALVQIIDTTKTVKEPEIPFPQADSFERVINLCELLKQKEFISKEDITQNYDFDGRQTDYYSNAGKYLGLIATGRDPLTGQTGCFLTTKGKQVFNLNLIDRQKEFVRLIVSHKAFKETLKLYLDNGEMPNKETIVEIMKRYKLYNVGSESTYFRRASTIIGWTNWILSQTEE, from the coding sequence ATTGGAGAGTTTGAAACGTTTTGCGACTTCAACACAGACGAAATTGAAGTTTCGCCAATTGAATTTCCTACATTTTTAGAAAGTCTTGATTATCGTGATATAACAAGTGAAGCCACAGCTATCAACTGTGCTTTTGTATCAAAAATTCTTCACAATTTTACAGAAGAAGAAAATTTATTACCGACTGTTAGTGGACGAATGAGTTCGTCTACATTTAACTTTGGTATTAACTCATCTAAAGGGTTATTTAATGTCAATGTAGGTAATTCACAGGTAGAAATTGATGGAGGTTATGAGGGAGACAATTCGTTAAATCTAATTGAAGCTAAAAATTATATCTCGGACGATTTTCTTGTAAGACAGCTTTATTATCCGTTTAAACTTTGGAGTAGTAAAATCCAAAAACAAGTTCGCCCAATATTTTTGACTTATTCAAATGGAGTTTTTCATTTAAGAGAATATGCGTTTTCTAACGTAAATCATTACAACTCTCTTGTCCTTGTCAGACACAGAAAATATGTTGTTCAGGAAGGCAGTTTTAACCTTGAAGCATTAGTCCAAATTATTGACACTACAAAAACTGTAAAAGAACCTGAAATTCCTTTTCCACAAGCTGATAGTTTTGAAAGGGTAATCAATCTTTGTGAACTTTTGAAGCAAAAAGAGTTTATTTCAAAAGAGGATATTACTCAAAACTATGACTTTGACGGACGACAAACCGACTATTATTCTAACGCAGGAAAATATTTAGGATTAATTGCTACAGGGCGAGATCCATTAACAGGACAAACAGGTTGTTTCTTAACAACAAAAGGAAAGCAAGTTTTTAATTTAAACCTTATTGACAGACAAAAGGAATTTGTAAGACTAATTGTTTCTCACAAAGCATTTAAAGAAACATTGAAACTTTATCTTGACAACGGAGAAATGCCAAACAAAGAAACGATCGTAGAAATAATGAAGCGCTACAAGTTGTATAATGTTGGTTCAGAATCGACATATTTCAGAAGAGCATCAACAATTATAGGTTGGACAAATTGGATTTTAAGTCAAACTGAAGAGTAA
- a CDS encoding UDP-N-acetylmuramate--L-alanine ligase yields MRVHFIAIGGSAMHNLALALHDKGDVVTGSDDAIFEPSKSRLQAKGLLPAAEGWFAEKITNEIDAVILGMHAKADNPELLKAQELGLKIYSYPEFIFEHSKNKTRVVIGGSHGKTTITSMILHVMNYHNVAVDFLVGAQLEGFTNMVHLTQENDFMVIEGDEYLSSPTDLRPKFHLYQPNIALISGIAWDHINVFPTFENYVEQFKIFIDKITNGGILVYNEDDAVVKQIAEEAEKPIRKMPYSLPEYTIDNGITYLETLDGAMPIEVFGAHNLSNLAGAKWICQNMGIDEAEFYEAIASFKGASKRLEKIAATETAVAYKDFAHSPSKVSATTQAVKKQYPNKKLVACLELHTYSSLNAQFLTEYQGALDAADVAVVFYSPDAVAIKKLEEVTKEQIEQAFNRENLIVYTNPQAFKSFLLVQDFTDSVLLLMSSGNYGGLNFDEVQSIIE; encoded by the coding sequence ATGCGCGTACATTTTATAGCAATAGGCGGCAGCGCCATGCACAATTTGGCTTTGGCTTTACACGATAAAGGCGATGTGGTTACAGGCAGCGATGATGCTATTTTTGAACCATCGAAATCGCGTTTGCAGGCAAAAGGTTTACTTCCGGCAGCAGAAGGATGGTTTGCAGAAAAAATCACCAATGAAATTGATGCCGTAATTTTGGGAATGCACGCAAAGGCAGATAATCCAGAATTGCTGAAAGCGCAAGAATTAGGATTGAAAATTTATTCGTATCCAGAATTTATTTTTGAACATTCAAAAAACAAAACCCGCGTGGTTATTGGTGGATCGCACGGAAAAACAACCATTACTTCCATGATTCTGCACGTGATGAACTATCACAATGTAGCAGTAGATTTTTTGGTTGGTGCACAGTTGGAAGGGTTTACCAATATGGTGCATTTAACCCAAGAAAATGATTTTATGGTGATTGAAGGCGATGAATACCTGTCATCACCCACCGATTTACGTCCGAAATTTCATTTGTATCAACCAAATATCGCCTTGATAAGCGGAATTGCGTGGGATCATATCAATGTGTTTCCAACGTTTGAAAACTATGTAGAACAGTTTAAAATATTTATCGATAAAATCACCAACGGCGGCATTTTGGTTTATAACGAAGACGATGCGGTTGTAAAACAAATTGCCGAAGAAGCCGAAAAACCAATCCGCAAAATGCCTTATTCGTTACCAGAATACACCATTGACAACGGAATTACGTATTTAGAAACCTTAGACGGAGCCATGCCTATTGAAGTTTTTGGTGCACATAATTTAAGTAATTTAGCAGGTGCTAAATGGATTTGTCAAAATATGGGAATCGATGAAGCGGAGTTTTACGAAGCCATTGCATCGTTCAAAGGAGCCAGCAAACGATTAGAAAAAATTGCTGCAACAGAAACCGCAGTTGCTTATAAAGATTTTGCACATTCGCCAAGTAAAGTGTCGGCAACTACACAGGCGGTTAAAAAGCAATATCCCAACAAAAAGTTAGTTGCATGTTTAGAACTGCATACATACAGCAGTTTAAACGCCCAGTTTTTAACGGAATATCAAGGTGCGTTAGATGCTGCCGATGTGGCGGTGGTGTTTTATTCGCCCGATGCGGTTGCTATTAAAAAGTTGGAAGAAGTAACAAAAGAACAGATTGAACAAGCGTTTAATCGTGAAAATTTAATTGTTTACACCAATCCCCAAGCGTTTAAATCGTTTTTATTGGTACAAGATTTCACCGATTCGGTTTTATTATTGATGAGTTCCGGCAATTACGGCGGACTGAATTTTGATGAAGTTCAAAGTATTATAGAATAA
- a CDS encoding DUF1287 domain-containing protein, translated as MKVFLFFLILVGFSSCTLKSQESFNAALVSSDETTTQKDTITDDVSDFRKKLSEKALSIIDASVRYTPDYVAIDYPNGDVPAKTGVCTDVVIRSYRKLGIDLQKEVHEDMRANFSIYPKNWGATKTDTNIDHRRVPNLETFFSRKGKKLQVTQNPDDYKTGAIVTWMINDKLPHIGIVTNQLSKDGKRRLIVHNVGGGQVLEDCLFKYTIVGHFVYEG; from the coding sequence ATGAAAGTATTTTTATTTTTTTTGATTTTAGTTGGATTTAGTTCGTGCACTTTGAAAAGTCAGGAAAGTTTTAATGCTGCTTTAGTTTCTTCTGATGAAACCACCACACAGAAAGATACCATTACCGATGATGTTTCTGATTTCAGAAAAAAACTATCTGAAAAAGCCCTTTCTATCATTGATGCTTCGGTTCGATACACACCCGATTATGTTGCTATTGACTATCCAAATGGTGATGTCCCTGCAAAAACCGGAGTTTGTACCGATGTGGTGATTCGATCGTACAGAAAATTAGGCATCGATTTACAAAAAGAGGTGCATGAAGATATGCGCGCTAATTTTAGCATCTATCCGAAAAATTGGGGAGCAACAAAAACCGATACCAATATTGATCATAGACGCGTGCCTAATTTAGAAACTTTTTTCAGTAGAAAAGGAAAGAAACTACAAGTAACGCAAAACCCTGATGATTATAAAACGGGAGCTATTGTCACGTGGATGATTAACGATAAGCTGCCACATATTGGCATTGTGACCAACCAACTTTCTAAAGACGGTAAACGCCGATTGATTGTTCACAACGTGGGCGGCGGACAGGTATTGGAAGATTGTTTGTTTAAATACACCATTGTGGGTCATTTTGTTTATGAGGGGTAA
- the radC gene encoding RadC family protein, with protein sequence MSNEDKHFSIKNWSEDDQPREKLLYKGKNALSDAELIAILIGSGSRNESAVDLCKRILQQNNNQLHQLQKQSIQQLMQFKGIGEAKAITIVAALELAKRLQISETKQLTKIGSAGDVCKLMQPIIGDLPHEEFWVLLLNNSNKVIYKLQLSKGGLTQTVVDIRLIFKTALEYLATSIIIVHNHPSGQLTPSTADKDITQKIKLAGKSLDIQLLDHLIITQNGYFSFADDDLL encoded by the coding sequence ATGAGTAACGAAGATAAACATTTCTCTATAAAAAATTGGAGCGAAGACGATCAACCACGCGAAAAATTATTGTATAAAGGCAAAAATGCATTGAGCGATGCCGAATTGATTGCTATTTTGATAGGATCGGGCAGTCGCAATGAAAGCGCTGTGGATTTGTGTAAACGCATTTTGCAGCAAAACAACAATCAATTGCATCAACTTCAAAAGCAAAGCATTCAACAATTAATGCAGTTTAAAGGCATTGGCGAGGCAAAGGCAATCACCATTGTAGCGGCATTGGAACTGGCAAAACGATTGCAAATTTCAGAAACAAAACAGCTTACCAAAATTGGCAGTGCCGGCGATGTGTGTAAACTCATGCAACCCATTATTGGCGATTTGCCACACGAGGAGTTTTGGGTTTTATTGCTCAATAACAGCAACAAAGTGATTTATAAACTGCAACTAAGCAAGGGCGGACTCACTCAAACTGTAGTTGACATTCGTTTAATTTTCAAAACCGCTTTAGAGTATTTAGCTACTTCTATCATTATTGTGCACAACCATCCATCGGGACAATTAACGCCCAGTACAGCAGATAAAGACATTACTCAAAAAATAAAATTGGCGGGAAAAAGTTTAGACATTCAGCTTTTAGATCATTTAATCATCACCCAAAACGGTTATTTTAGTTTTGCCGATGATGATTTGTTGTAA
- a CDS encoding AraC family transcriptional regulator, translating to MRFLHLLFYLFTVSFCATAQSDTKKNIAHHSLNEMREKLNVLTKKDSVTYYNWLHAYIKKGKASQNTEHLFNAYKHFVFTTDDPKVMHLFTDSLTQQALKINEPLHLIDTYQIRSTVFYIEKNYQQSLAYELKALQLIDQKKHAYEYHRSLYAVGQTYFYLQQYEDALGYFEKARMFFDGSSSYKYQLGFMNSIRYEALTHTYLKNYSYSNELIDKGFSQLPKITPDEQNFEKAYINYVYALNLHFLNDYQKSIATFKSALPEIKTNEDYANESIAYYYMGVNYWKLDKKEDAIAYFNKVDAFFQEKNYANLETKEAYTYLMDYYKQQKNEEKQLYYTNQLLKVTVFLQNEYRFLSTALHKQLDIKHLESEKARLEYSLQTKSRLFTAAIVGGSLLLIGFAVALLWNYLKKKEYSKRYNELVAQRKNAKAEEKTQLTEIVKPTLVVSDIPTNVPEASTTVDLNAQEEVKEAEVPASTDALTATPEISQPTEKEINSISKKNERSTVTGASNKAWESITQYLEVFEENQGFLDPNVNLNQLAVLFETNRSYLSSYINASKGKTFTDYVNQLRIDYLLAQFETNPQWIHYKISHIAKLLGFPSSRSFSNAFLKCTGISPSFYIGQLKEEVQT from the coding sequence ATGCGCTTTTTACACCTGCTTTTTTATCTATTTACAGTGTCATTTTGTGCCACTGCCCAATCTGATACCAAAAAAAATATCGCCCATCATTCGTTAAATGAGATGCGCGAAAAACTAAATGTGCTTACTAAAAAAGATTCGGTTACTTATTACAATTGGTTACATGCTTACATAAAAAAAGGGAAGGCTTCGCAAAATACCGAGCATTTATTTAATGCGTACAAGCACTTTGTTTTTACTACCGATGATCCGAAAGTGATGCATCTTTTTACCGATAGTTTAACCCAACAAGCTTTAAAAATTAATGAACCTTTACATCTTATTGATACCTATCAAATACGTTCAACCGTTTTTTATATCGAGAAAAATTACCAACAATCTTTAGCATACGAATTAAAAGCGTTGCAGCTAATTGATCAAAAAAAACACGCATACGAATACCACCGATCCCTCTATGCTGTTGGGCAAACCTATTTTTATTTGCAGCAATATGAAGATGCTTTGGGGTATTTTGAAAAAGCCCGTATGTTTTTTGATGGTTCTAGCAGCTACAAATATCAGTTAGGCTTCATGAATTCGATTCGGTATGAAGCGCTCACCCATACCTATTTAAAAAACTATTCGTATAGCAATGAACTTATTGATAAAGGTTTTTCGCAACTCCCTAAAATTACACCCGATGAACAAAATTTTGAGAAAGCTTATATCAATTACGTATATGCTTTAAACCTGCACTTTTTAAACGACTACCAAAAAAGTATTGCCACGTTTAAAAGTGCTTTACCCGAAATTAAAACGAATGAAGATTATGCCAACGAAAGTATTGCGTATTATTATATGGGTGTAAACTATTGGAAATTGGACAAAAAAGAAGATGCAATTGCGTATTTTAATAAAGTGGATGCCTTTTTTCAGGAAAAAAACTATGCAAACTTGGAAACGAAAGAGGCCTATACTTATTTAATGGATTATTACAAACAGCAAAAGAATGAAGAGAAACAGTTGTATTACACCAATCAATTGCTAAAGGTGACCGTGTTTTTGCAGAACGAATACCGTTTTTTAAGTACCGCTTTGCACAAGCAGCTCGATATTAAACATTTAGAAAGCGAAAAAGCGCGTTTGGAATATTCATTGCAAACCAAAAGCCGATTATTTACAGCAGCTATTGTGGGTGGATCGCTTCTTTTAATAGGATTTGCTGTGGCACTGCTATGGAACTACCTCAAAAAGAAAGAATATTCTAAAAGATACAACGAACTGGTTGCCCAACGCAAAAACGCAAAAGCGGAAGAAAAAACGCAACTTACAGAAATTGTAAAACCAACACTTGTTGTTTCAGATATTCCAACTAATGTACCAGAAGCTTCTACAACAGTGGATTTGAACGCTCAAGAAGAAGTTAAGGAAGCAGAAGTCCCTGCTTCTACAGACGCATTGACTGCAACGCCTGAAATTTCACAACCCACTGAAAAAGAAATAAATAGCATTTCTAAGAAAAACGAACGCTCAACTGTTACCGGAGCAAGCAATAAGGCGTGGGAAAGTATCACGCAGTATTTAGAAGTTTTTGAAGAAAATCAAGGTTTTTTGGACCCAAATGTAAATTTAAATCAATTGGCCGTTTTGTTTGAAACCAACCGAAGCTATCTTTCAAGTTATATCAATGCAAGTAAAGGAAAAACTTTTACAGATTATGTGAACCAATTGCGTATTGATTATTTGCTGGCACAATTTGAGACCAATCCGCAATGGATTCATTATAAAATCAGTCACATTGCTAAATTATTGGGTTTTCCAAGCAGTAGAAGTTTTTCAAACGCTTTTCTTAAATGCACGGGCATTTCGCCGTCTTTTTATATTGGTCAACTAAAAGAAGAAGTGCAAACATAA
- a CDS encoding HU family DNA-binding protein: MAIKYKLIQKGEPGVVGGGTKKWYANMATDGEQTVDDIVKAIEKFSALSEADIRGVIIALENVIQDALTNSKIVRLDKLGSLYPSLSSEGIATPEEFTAQKHIKNVKANYRPGKRITDALKAATLQRVK; this comes from the coding sequence ATGGCAATTAAGTACAAATTAATTCAGAAAGGAGAGCCGGGTGTAGTAGGTGGCGGTACAAAGAAATGGTATGCAAATATGGCAACCGATGGCGAGCAAACGGTTGATGACATAGTGAAAGCTATTGAAAAATTCAGTGCACTCAGCGAAGCCGATATCCGTGGGGTTATCATAGCGCTTGAAAACGTGATACAAGATGCGCTTACAAACAGTAAAATTGTCCGTTTAGATAAATTAGGTTCTTTATATCCTTCTTTATCAAGTGAAGGCATCGCAACACCCGAAGAGTTTACTGCTCAGAAGCATATTAAAAACGTAAAAGCAAACTACCGTCCCGGCAAGCGTATTACCGATGCGTTAAAAGCAGCCACACTGCAACGAGTAAAATAA
- a CDS encoding IS4 family transposase, with amino-acid sequence MFQDKYVFAQLVSFFNRSKFNRIVAKYNGDKYVKHFTCWNQLLALMFGQLSNRESLRDLINALDAHHSKCYHLGMGKNVSRSSLARANQDRDYRIFEEYAYYLVSQARAKRISEIFKLGGNVYAFDSTTIDLCLSVFWWAKFRKKKGGIKVHTLYDVETQIPTFFHITTASEHDSKAMNEIPYESESYYVFDRAYNNFKMLYKIHQIGAFFVIRTKKNLQYKSIKWKRRLPKNILSDATIELTGFYPKQYYPKHLRLVKYWDEQQNREFVFLTNAMQISALQVAELYRNRWQVELFFKWLKQHLRIKKFWGTTENAVRIQLYVAICTYCLVAIVQKDMQLDRTTYEILQILSISLTDKTKLRDLFDKTKFQNDNERNRLNEPSLFNF; translated from the coding sequence ATGTTTCAAGATAAATACGTTTTTGCTCAACTTGTTTCGTTTTTCAATCGAAGTAAATTTAATCGTATTGTTGCCAAATATAATGGAGACAAATACGTAAAACATTTCACTTGCTGGAATCAGTTACTTGCTTTGATGTTTGGGCAATTGTCGAATCGCGAAAGTTTGAGAGATTTAATAAACGCTCTTGATGCTCATCACTCAAAATGTTATCATTTAGGAATGGGTAAAAACGTTTCAAGATCTTCTTTGGCAAGAGCTAATCAAGATAGAGACTACCGCATTTTCGAAGAGTATGCCTATTATTTGGTAAGCCAAGCCAGAGCGAAACGTATTTCTGAAATCTTCAAACTCGGAGGGAATGTTTATGCTTTTGATTCAACCACGATTGACTTATGTCTTTCTGTATTCTGGTGGGCAAAGTTCCGAAAGAAAAAAGGAGGGATAAAAGTGCATACATTATACGATGTGGAAACACAGATTCCAACATTTTTCCATATCACCACAGCTTCTGAACATGACTCTAAAGCAATGAACGAAATACCGTATGAATCAGAATCGTATTACGTCTTTGACCGCGCTTATAACAACTTCAAGATGTTGTATAAAATTCATCAGATCGGAGCCTTCTTCGTTATCAGAACAAAGAAGAATCTTCAATATAAGTCTATTAAATGGAAGCGTAGATTGCCTAAAAACATACTTTCAGATGCAACAATTGAATTGACAGGATTTTATCCCAAACAATACTATCCTAAACACTTACGATTGGTCAAATATTGGGATGAGCAACAAAATCGAGAATTTGTTTTCTTAACCAATGCTATGCAAATTTCTGCGCTTCAAGTTGCAGAACTTTATAGAAATCGCTGGCAAGTCGAGCTCTTTTTTAAATGGTTAAAACAACATCTTAGAATTAAAAAGTTTTGGGGAACTACTGAAAATGCAGTTCGCATACAACTCTATGTCGCAATATGTACTTATTGTTTGGTTGCAATCGTCCAAAAAGATATGCAACTTGATAGAACCACATATGAAATTTTGCAAATACTGAGTATATCATTAACCGACAAAACAAAACTTAGAGACCTTTTTGATAAAACTAAATTTCAAAATGACAATGAACGAAATAGGCTTAATGAGCCAAGTTTGTTTAATTTTTAA
- a CDS encoding T9SS type A sorting domain-containing protein, producing the protein MRYNSSGQLLGSMALPFDYGSQLVDSYTSFRLDENNNRYYMAGFRSEGGFNTPFPLSYGGTAFTKNAYILAIDAGNGNEIWRREIDGSLDGNSINDLVLDNANGDIYIGGKINRKSGTDIKIINSKNPTLNPYAFSLSVNGNMPFIAKLNSSGTVQWARTPSGYNLPTADTRQYYGYGLALRNNANEVAFATMGSNTIWDGFSINRPQGHESDPMLMRFNKQTGAVIGMHDIQGSAGKNHLLTAVAVDNDGNYVVGGGYQGSLFTSGGTVSALGSIGYYDFFVAKLGASTCGTAVSTDKFHKLNVNVYPNPTTDIVNIETQETLQNYEVYNVLGQQIQQSNFNSNNQINLHGATAGTYFIKITTTQGSTATVKVVKK; encoded by the coding sequence GTGCGTTACAACAGCAGCGGGCAATTGCTGGGCAGTATGGCATTGCCTTTTGATTATGGTTCTCAATTGGTAGATTCTTATACTAGCTTTAGGTTAGACGAAAATAATAATCGCTATTACATGGCAGGCTTTCGTTCAGAAGGTGGTTTCAATACCCCTTTTCCATTAAGTTATGGTGGTACAGCATTTACCAAAAATGCCTATATATTAGCAATAGACGCAGGTAACGGCAATGAAATCTGGCGTCGGGAAATCGATGGTTCTTTAGACGGTAACAGTATAAATGATTTGGTATTAGATAACGCCAACGGCGATATTTATATAGGCGGTAAAATAAACAGAAAAAGCGGCACAGATATTAAGATAATCAATTCTAAAAATCCAACTCTAAACCCGTATGCTTTTAGTCTTTCAGTAAACGGCAACATGCCTTTTATTGCCAAGTTAAACAGCAGCGGTACGGTGCAATGGGCACGCACACCCAGCGGTTATAACTTACCCACAGCAGACACCAGACAATACTACGGTTATGGCTTGGCACTGCGTAATAATGCCAACGAAGTGGCTTTTGCCACTATGGGCAGTAATACCATTTGGGATGGTTTTAGCATCAACCGCCCACAAGGTCATGAAAGTGATCCTATGTTAATGCGTTTTAACAAACAAACCGGTGCAGTAATTGGTATGCACGATATTCAAGGCAGCGCAGGTAAAAACCACCTGCTCACAGCCGTAGCAGTAGATAACGATGGCAACTATGTGGTAGGCGGTGGCTACCAAGGCAGTTTATTTACAAGTGGCGGAACAGTAAGTGCGTTAGGCAGCATTGGCTATTACGATTTCTTTGTAGCAAAGCTTGGTGCAAGTACCTGCGGTACAGCAGTAAGCACCGACAAGTTCCATAAACTCAACGTAAACGTATACCCCAACCCAACTACCGATATTGTAAACATAGAAACCCAAGAAACGCTGCAAAACTATGAGGTGTACAACGTATTGGGTCAACAAATACAACAAAGCAACTTTAATAGTAACAATCAAATCAACTTGCATGGTGCCACAGCCGGCACGTATTTTATAAAAATCACCACCACCCAAGGCAGCACCGCTACGGTAAAAGTGGTTAAGAAGTAG